The Endomicrobiales bacterium genome includes the window AATCTTAGATCAGGTGGGACATGGAAATTCGAAGCGAGTATATTGCAAAATCTTGATAATATAGATACAGCAAAACTTGAAGAATTAACCGGTTTTTAAATGTAATAGGTATTTTTCTGTAAGATTTAAAAAACTAATAAAGGCAATAATAAAAGATGTACTCTAAAGAAATAGGCGATAAAGCTGAAAAAGATGCAGTTGCATTACTCAAAAAATCCGGGTACAAAATACTCCAAAAAAACTATCGCGTACCATTTGGTGAAATAGATATAATTGCAAAAGATAAGAAAGTGGTAGTTTTTGTAGAAGTAAAAATGCGTAGTAGTGAAGGTTTTGGTTTACCGCAGGAGTTT containing:
- a CDS encoding YraN family protein, with the translated sequence MYSKEIGDKAEKDAVALLKKSGYKILQKNYRVPFGEIDIIAKDKKVVVFVEVKMRSSEGFGLPQEFVDKRKRRKIIAAAISYIKANNIKNTDFRFDVVALGNALEKPKIIKSAFETAGNFTI